A genome region from Streptomyces antimycoticus includes the following:
- a CDS encoding thioesterase II family protein → MALPVTDESLWFRRFHPRPEAEVSLVCLPHAGGAASFYFPISELLPPTVEALAVQYPGRQDRRHDTPIENIHEMAREIFEALTPLTAHRPIALFGHSMGASVGFELARLLEGELGTVPVALFASGRPAPSHHRSLDIHRRDDAGLIAELQLVSGTDSRILGDAELLRLALPAIRSDYKAAETYEYRPGARLRCDIVGLAGDSDIRVRAPEMAGWREHTAGSFRLEVFSGGHFYLGEQKAAVAGVITDTLRAATARLRRTID, encoded by the coding sequence ATGGCGTTGCCCGTCACCGATGAGAGCCTGTGGTTCCGCAGGTTCCATCCGCGTCCGGAGGCCGAGGTCAGCCTGGTCTGCCTGCCGCACGCGGGAGGAGCCGCCAGCTTCTACTTCCCCATCTCCGAGCTGCTGCCGCCGACCGTGGAGGCGCTGGCCGTCCAGTACCCGGGACGGCAGGACCGCCGCCATGACACGCCCATCGAGAACATCCATGAGATGGCCCGCGAGATCTTCGAGGCGCTGACGCCACTGACGGCACACCGGCCGATCGCGCTGTTCGGCCACAGCATGGGCGCGAGCGTCGGGTTCGAGCTGGCCCGGCTGCTCGAAGGGGAGCTGGGGACCGTGCCCGTGGCACTCTTCGCCTCGGGCCGGCCCGCGCCCTCCCACCACCGGAGCCTGGACATCCACCGGCGCGACGACGCCGGGCTCATCGCCGAGCTCCAGCTGGTCAGCGGGACCGACTCGCGCATCCTCGGCGACGCCGAACTGCTGCGGCTGGCCCTGCCGGCCATCCGCAGCGACTACAAGGCGGCCGAGACCTATGAGTACCGGCCCGGCGCCAGGCTGCGCTGCGACATCGTGGGGCTCGCCGGCGACAGCGACATCCGCGTCAGGGCCCCGGAGATGGCGGGCTGGCGGGAGCACACCGCGGGCTCCTTCCGGCTGGAGGTCTTCTCCGGCGGCCACTTCTACCTGGGTGAACAGAAGGCAGCGGTGGCCGGAGTCATCACGGACACCCTGCGGGCGGCCACCGCCCGCCTCCGACGAACCATCGACTGA
- a CDS encoding activator-dependent family glycosyltransferase, whose translation MSEKSHLFTMVPLAWSLAAAGHEVHVASNPALTAHIKSTGLTAVSVGTDHNLHEMLTQNRDSLENPLSDWSTPDLDQHSWEQVLMKFKVSVMFAYQTYNDCMVHELVAYARDWQPDLVIWDPVTYAGPVAARVVGAAHARLLWCIDIYSKMRDVFLARLAEQPEERREDPMADWLGGILARYDRTFDEEIVLGQWTIDQIPTSLQLPLSVHRVPVRYLPYNGPCEIPDWLREVPERPRVVLTSGVSARAALGGTFMPVTDIIDTLGTMDIDVVAALPPEEVAALEKIPANTHIVDFVPLHALLPGASVLIHHGGFGSWGTALVNGVPQFIPTIRYGDWWNKATSLHEAGAGLAVHASELTAEVLRESVERLLGDATYKDTAERLREENLHTPTPHDVVPVLEKLTMEHGR comes from the coding sequence GTGTCCGAGAAATCGCACCTGTTCACCATGGTCCCGCTCGCCTGGTCGCTGGCCGCGGCCGGCCATGAGGTGCATGTCGCCAGCAACCCCGCGCTGACCGCGCACATCAAGAGCACCGGTCTGACGGCCGTCTCCGTCGGCACGGACCACAATCTCCACGAGATGCTGACGCAGAACCGCGACTCGCTGGAGAACCCGCTGTCCGACTGGTCCACTCCGGACCTCGATCAGCACTCCTGGGAACAGGTGCTGATGAAGTTCAAGGTCAGCGTGATGTTCGCGTACCAGACCTACAACGACTGCATGGTCCACGAGCTGGTGGCCTACGCCCGCGACTGGCAGCCCGACCTGGTCATCTGGGACCCGGTCACCTATGCGGGCCCGGTGGCCGCCCGGGTCGTGGGCGCCGCCCACGCCCGGCTGCTGTGGTGTATCGACATCTACTCCAAGATGCGCGATGTGTTCCTGGCCCGCCTCGCGGAGCAGCCCGAGGAGCGCCGCGAGGACCCGATGGCCGACTGGCTCGGCGGCATCCTCGCCCGCTACGACCGCACCTTCGACGAGGAGATCGTGCTCGGCCAGTGGACCATCGACCAGATCCCCACCAGCCTCCAGCTTCCGCTGTCGGTCCACCGGGTCCCGGTCCGCTATCTGCCCTACAACGGCCCCTGTGAGATCCCGGACTGGCTGCGCGAGGTCCCCGAGCGGCCGCGGGTCGTGCTGACGTCCGGCGTCTCCGCCCGGGCGGCCCTGGGCGGCACCTTCATGCCGGTCACCGACATCATCGACACCCTCGGGACCATGGACATCGACGTGGTGGCCGCGCTGCCGCCCGAGGAGGTCGCGGCCCTGGAGAAGATCCCCGCCAACACCCACATCGTCGACTTCGTCCCGCTGCACGCCCTGCTGCCCGGCGCCTCGGTCCTCATCCACCACGGCGGCTTCGGCTCCTGGGGTACCGCGCTGGTCAACGGCGTACCGCAGTTCATCCCCACCATCCGCTACGGCGACTGGTGGAACAAGGCGACCAGTCTGCACGAGGCCGGTGCCGGACTCGCCGTGCACGCCTCCGAGCTGACCGCCGAGGTGCTGCGGGAGAGCGTCGAACGGCTGCTGGGCGACGCCACGTACAAGGACACCGCCGAGCGGCTGCGCGAGGAGAACCTGCACACCCCCACCCCGCACGATGTGGTGCCGGTGCTGGAGAAGCTCACCATGGAACACGGCCGATGA
- a CDS encoding response regulator, translating into MSGITPSGNNTPNGDGPGHDGGGAHRATGAPIRILIVDDHPVVRDGLRGVLERDPDFTVIGEAADGAEAVELYERRPADVVLMDLRMPRMGGVEAIKRLLGGDPEARILVLTTYDTDSDVMGALAAGATGYLLKDTPREELTRAVRSASSGQSVLSPAVTGRVLGQVRKPTQGPLSDRELQVLRLIADGATNRQAAAALFISQATVKTHLLHVYEKLGVKDRAAAVSEAHKRHLFQ; encoded by the coding sequence ATGAGCGGAATCACCCCCAGCGGTAACAACACCCCCAACGGCGACGGCCCCGGCCACGACGGCGGCGGGGCCCACCGCGCCACCGGCGCGCCCATCCGCATCCTCATCGTGGACGACCACCCCGTGGTCCGCGACGGGCTGCGCGGGGTGCTGGAGCGGGACCCCGACTTCACGGTGATCGGCGAGGCCGCTGACGGTGCCGAGGCCGTCGAACTGTACGAGCGGCGGCCGGCCGATGTGGTCCTGATGGATCTGCGCATGCCCCGGATGGGCGGGGTCGAGGCCATCAAGCGGCTGCTGGGCGGCGATCCGGAGGCCCGGATCCTGGTCCTGACCACCTATGACACCGACAGCGACGTCATGGGCGCCCTGGCCGCCGGGGCGACCGGCTATCTCCTCAAGGACACCCCGCGCGAGGAGTTGACCCGCGCCGTGCGGTCCGCCTCCTCGGGCCAGTCCGTTCTCTCGCCCGCGGTCACCGGACGGGTTCTCGGGCAAGTCCGCAAACCCACCCAGGGACCGCTGAGCGACCGGGAACTCCAAGTGCTCAGGCTCATCGCGGACGGGGCCACGAATCGACAGGCCGCGGCGGCGTTGTTCATCAGCCAGGCGACGGTGAAGACACATCTGCTGCATGTTTACGAGAAACTCGGGGTGAAGGATCGCGCGGCAGCCGTCAGCGAGGCCCATAAACGACATCTATTCCAATGA
- a CDS encoding sensor histidine kinase, translating to MSASKDDGGRWERHSDILFGGLPYLLLFLSTALSLVHGPPPARRLLTTLGLAALAALWILGTYTLPTGRRSRQPYGMARTAVYFTGLLALSAALMARDQVFMVFAATGFLQALVLLPTVWALVSVAATSFVVNTVPDGLPRPTTGAVVGYIAAIAFQTVVIGWINLLSSRLNEQHQRRKRTVAELRSALNENAGLHAQLITQAREAGVLDERQRMAGEIHDTLAQGLAGIIRQLEAAEHAEGDGEVWRRHLVAAKDLARDSLAEARRSVQALRPEQLESRTLPDALECLIEGWSRGREAKVAFETTGTAAPVHAELEATLYRVAQEALANIAKHAEASKVGITLSYMDDVIVLDVLDDGVGFDPAAAEAEAGTSGDHGLGLVAMRRRLGRVAGTLDIESARGEGTAISAAVPVIPQEAGA from the coding sequence GTGAGCGCGTCCAAGGACGACGGCGGACGGTGGGAGCGGCACTCCGACATCCTGTTCGGAGGGTTGCCCTACCTTCTGCTGTTTCTGTCCACGGCCCTGAGCCTGGTCCACGGTCCGCCGCCGGCCCGGCGGCTGCTCACCACACTCGGCCTGGCGGCGCTGGCCGCCCTCTGGATCCTGGGCACCTACACCCTGCCGACCGGCCGCCGCAGCAGACAGCCGTACGGCATGGCGCGGACGGCCGTGTACTTCACCGGGCTGCTCGCGCTCTCCGCCGCGCTGATGGCGCGGGACCAGGTGTTCATGGTCTTCGCCGCCACCGGGTTCCTGCAGGCGCTGGTGCTGCTGCCGACGGTCTGGGCGCTGGTGTCCGTGGCGGCCACTTCGTTCGTCGTCAACACCGTGCCGGACGGCCTCCCGCGGCCCACGACCGGCGCCGTGGTCGGCTATATCGCCGCCATCGCCTTCCAGACCGTGGTGATCGGCTGGATCAATCTGCTGTCGAGCCGGCTGAACGAACAGCATCAGCGGCGCAAACGGACCGTGGCCGAACTCCGGTCGGCGCTCAACGAGAACGCCGGGCTCCACGCCCAGCTGATCACCCAGGCGCGTGAGGCCGGAGTGCTGGACGAGCGCCAGCGGATGGCGGGGGAGATCCATGACACCCTCGCTCAGGGGCTGGCCGGCATCATCCGGCAGCTGGAAGCCGCCGAACACGCCGAAGGCGACGGCGAGGTGTGGCGCCGCCATCTGGTCGCGGCCAAGGACCTGGCCCGCGACAGCCTGGCCGAGGCGCGCCGGTCGGTCCAGGCGCTCCGCCCCGAGCAGCTGGAGTCCCGGACGCTGCCCGACGCCCTGGAGTGCCTGATCGAGGGCTGGTCACGGGGGCGGGAGGCGAAGGTGGCGTTCGAGACGACCGGGACCGCCGCCCCCGTCCACGCCGAACTGGAGGCCACCCTCTACCGGGTGGCGCAGGAGGCCCTCGCCAACATCGCCAAGCACGCCGAGGCGTCGAAGGTGGGCATCACCCTGTCGTACATGGACGACGTGATCGTCCTCGATGTGCTCGACGACGGCGTCGGATTCGACCCCGCGGCCGCGGAGGCCGAGGCCGGCACCTCCGGTGACCACGGGCTGGGGCTTGTGGCGATGCGGCGCCGACTGGGCCGGGTCGCCGGTACGTTGGACATCGAAAGCGCCCGTGGCGAGGGCACCGCCATCAGCGCGGCCGTCCCCGTCATCCCCCAGGAAGCCGGTGCATGA
- a CDS encoding ABC transporter ATP-binding protein: protein MPLIEVSNLRKEYRNHVAVQDVSFSVEEGEIFGILGPNGAGKTTAVECIEGMRKRDGGEISVMGLDPLKDLAELRESIGIQLQQSELPPKMKVWEALELYSTFYRDPVDWRELIKDWGLSGKADTAYGSLSGGQQQRLSIALALVGNPRIAVFDELTTALDPHARRETWKLIEKVREQDVTVLLVTHFMEEAERLCDRIAIIESGRVVALDTPSGLVSRVDEQQIIRFKPSVPMDDELLTSLPEVSSVTRSKSQVTVVGKGNVVYAVISVLARNQIVANELRLEQASLDDAFVALTGSKPAN, encoded by the coding sequence ATGCCGCTGATCGAGGTCAGTAACCTGCGGAAGGAATACCGCAATCACGTCGCGGTACAGGACGTGTCCTTCTCCGTGGAGGAGGGTGAGATCTTCGGCATCCTCGGCCCCAACGGCGCGGGCAAGACCACCGCCGTGGAGTGCATCGAGGGGATGCGCAAACGGGACGGTGGCGAGATCTCCGTGATGGGCCTGGACCCGCTGAAGGACCTCGCCGAGCTGCGCGAGTCCATCGGGATCCAGCTCCAGCAGAGCGAACTGCCCCCCAAGATGAAGGTGTGGGAGGCGCTCGAGCTCTACAGCACCTTCTACCGCGACCCCGTCGACTGGCGGGAGCTCATCAAGGACTGGGGCCTGTCCGGCAAGGCCGACACGGCCTACGGATCGCTGTCCGGCGGTCAGCAGCAGCGGCTGTCCATCGCGCTCGCCCTGGTCGGCAACCCCAGGATCGCCGTCTTCGACGAGCTGACCACCGCACTGGACCCGCACGCCCGGCGCGAGACCTGGAAGCTGATCGAGAAGGTCAGGGAGCAGGACGTGACCGTGCTGCTGGTCACCCACTTCATGGAGGAGGCCGAGCGGCTCTGCGACCGGATCGCCATCATCGAATCCGGCCGGGTCGTCGCCCTGGACACCCCCTCCGGGCTGGTGTCTCGGGTCGACGAGCAGCAGATCATCCGGTTCAAGCCGTCCGTGCCGATGGACGACGAGCTGCTGACCTCGCTGCCCGAGGTGAGCAGTGTGACCCGGTCCAAGTCGCAGGTGACGGTGGTCGGCAAGGGCAATGTCGTCTACGCGGTGATCTCCGTCCTGGCCCGCAATCAGATCGTGGCGAACGAACTCCGCCTGGAACAGGCGAGTCTCGATGACGCCTTCGTCGCCCTGACCGGCTCCAAGCCCGCCAACTGA
- a CDS encoding aldo/keto reductase: MEYTYLGRTGLKVSRVCLGTLNLGVRAGDEESHAILDTALDRGVNFVDTANQYGWQKHKGYTEEFLGGWFAQGGGRREKVVLGTKVFNPMSDWPNDSGLSARHIIASCEDSLRRMGTDWIDLFQMHHIDRHAPWEEVWQAMETLTRQGKVRYVGSSNFAGWHIAEAQEAAARRHFLGIVSEQSVYNLVTRHIELELIPAAQRYGVGVLAWSPLHGGLLSGALRKLAEGTAMKTAQGRAAQALEVHRDAVAAYEKLCDGLGTDPAEVGLAWVMGRPGITAPVIGPRSLDQLEGAFRAMELTLPDEVLTELDRLFPPIGNGGPGPEAWAW, translated from the coding sequence ATGGAGTACACCTATCTCGGACGTACCGGCCTCAAGGTGAGCCGGGTGTGCCTGGGCACCTTGAACCTCGGGGTCAGGGCCGGCGACGAGGAGAGCCACGCGATCCTGGACACCGCCCTGGACCGCGGGGTCAACTTCGTCGACACCGCCAACCAGTACGGCTGGCAGAAGCACAAGGGCTACACCGAGGAGTTCCTCGGCGGCTGGTTCGCCCAGGGCGGCGGCCGGCGCGAGAAGGTCGTGCTGGGCACCAAGGTGTTCAACCCGATGAGCGACTGGCCCAATGACTCGGGGCTCTCGGCCCGGCACATCATCGCCTCCTGCGAGGACTCGCTGCGCCGGATGGGCACCGACTGGATCGACCTGTTCCAGATGCACCACATCGACCGCCACGCCCCCTGGGAGGAGGTGTGGCAGGCGATGGAGACGCTGACCCGGCAGGGCAAGGTGCGCTACGTCGGCTCGTCCAACTTCGCCGGCTGGCACATCGCCGAGGCCCAGGAGGCCGCCGCCCGCCGCCACTTCCTCGGCATCGTCTCCGAACAGAGCGTCTACAACCTCGTCACCCGCCATATCGAACTGGAGCTGATCCCCGCCGCCCAGCGGTACGGGGTCGGGGTGCTCGCCTGGTCCCCGCTGCACGGCGGACTGCTCAGCGGGGCGCTGCGCAAGCTGGCCGAGGGCACCGCGATGAAGACCGCCCAGGGCCGCGCGGCCCAGGCGCTGGAGGTCCACCGGGACGCCGTCGCCGCGTACGAGAAGCTGTGTGACGGCCTTGGCACCGACCCGGCCGAGGTGGGGCTGGCCTGGGTGATGGGACGCCCCGGTATCACCGCACCGGTCATCGGGCCGCGCAGCCTGGACCAGCTCGAAGGGGCCTTCAGAGCCATGGAGCTGACGCTGCCGGACGAGGTGCTGACCGAACTGGACCGGCTGTTCCCGCCGATCGGCAACGGCGGCCCCGGACCGGAGGCGTGGGCGTGGTGA
- a CDS encoding dTDP-4-dehydrorhamnose 3,5-epimerase family protein, whose product MKVRELAVSGAYEFSPDVHRDERGAFVAHYTEAAFTAAVGHPLRLGQNHHSVSRRGTVRGVHYADVPPGQAKMVTCTSGELLDVVVDLRVGSPTYGHWDSVRLDPVSYRAVYLEEGLGHAFIALRDDTVAAYLNSAEYNPGAEHEINPFDPALGLPWPTDLEYLVSQRDRNAPGLAEAERAGLLPSYEVCRALHPRRD is encoded by the coding sequence ATGAAGGTGCGCGAGCTGGCGGTCTCCGGTGCCTACGAGTTCAGCCCGGATGTCCACCGCGACGAGCGCGGTGCGTTCGTCGCCCACTACACCGAAGCGGCCTTCACCGCGGCCGTCGGCCACCCGCTGCGCCTGGGCCAGAACCACCACAGCGTCTCCCGGCGCGGCACCGTCCGCGGGGTGCACTACGCGGACGTACCCCCGGGCCAGGCCAAGATGGTGACCTGCACCAGCGGTGAACTCCTCGATGTGGTGGTGGACTTGCGGGTGGGCTCGCCCACCTACGGCCACTGGGACAGTGTGCGCCTGGACCCCGTCTCGTACCGGGCGGTGTATCTGGAGGAGGGCCTCGGCCACGCCTTCATCGCGCTGCGGGACGACACCGTGGCGGCCTATCTGAACTCGGCGGAGTACAACCCGGGCGCCGAGCACGAGATCAACCCCTTCGACCCGGCGCTCGGCCTGCCCTGGCCCACGGACCTGGAGTATCTGGTCTCCCAGCGCGACCGGAACGCCCCCGGGCTCGCCGAGGCCGAACGGGCGGGCCTGCTGCCGTCCTATGAGGTCTGCCGGGCGCTGCACCCCCGGCGTGACTGA
- a CDS encoding NDP-hexose 2,3-dehydratase family protein, which produces MVSTLQERLVRSAATVDSSVTLLADFQRWFRERVDADESRIEIIPFEAMRGWEFAPDTHNLVHETGRFFSVEGLRVRMPGAPVEEWRQPILHQPEIGILGILVKDFDGVPHFLMQAKMEPGNHGGLQLSPTVQATRSNYTRVHKGRAVPYVEYFQQAERHRVLADVRQSEQGSWFFHKRNRNMLVEVAPETDVEVRDGFRWLTLGQLHHLLAVEDLVNMDARSVLACLPHSPLDSGETLPVLEAHSRHRDADILSWITGLRTEREVFTERIPLRETTGWHRSAHRISHESGRFFSVMAVDVTAGGREVGGWTQPMIEPHGPGVAAFLLAYADKVPHVLVQARAEPGYTDVVELAPTVQCTPRNYTHLPEGATPPFLREVVEAPADRVRFDTVLSEEGGRFFHAFNRYLVVETAMSAVPEEPSHYRWMAVRQLLDLIRHSHYVNVEARTLIACLHSLAV; this is translated from the coding sequence GTGGTGAGCACGCTCCAGGAGCGGCTGGTCCGCTCGGCCGCCACCGTCGACAGCTCGGTGACCCTGCTCGCCGACTTCCAGCGCTGGTTCCGGGAGCGCGTCGACGCCGACGAGTCCCGGATCGAGATCATTCCGTTCGAGGCGATGCGCGGCTGGGAGTTCGCGCCGGACACCCACAACCTCGTCCACGAGACCGGCCGGTTCTTCTCCGTCGAGGGCCTCCGGGTGCGGATGCCCGGGGCGCCGGTGGAGGAGTGGCGCCAGCCGATCCTCCACCAGCCGGAGATCGGCATCCTCGGCATCCTGGTCAAGGACTTCGACGGTGTACCGCACTTCCTGATGCAGGCCAAGATGGAGCCGGGCAACCACGGCGGACTGCAGCTCTCGCCCACCGTCCAGGCGACCCGCAGCAACTACACCCGCGTGCACAAGGGCCGTGCCGTGCCGTATGTGGAGTACTTCCAGCAGGCCGAACGGCACCGGGTGCTCGCCGATGTCCGCCAGTCGGAGCAGGGCAGCTGGTTCTTCCACAAGCGCAACCGCAACATGCTGGTCGAGGTCGCACCGGAGACGGACGTCGAGGTGCGCGACGGCTTCCGCTGGCTGACGCTGGGCCAGCTGCACCATCTGCTGGCGGTGGAGGACCTGGTGAACATGGACGCGCGCAGCGTCCTGGCCTGTCTGCCGCACTCCCCGCTGGACTCCGGGGAGACCCTCCCGGTCCTCGAGGCCCACAGCCGCCACCGCGACGCCGACATCCTGAGCTGGATCACCGGGCTGCGCACCGAGCGCGAGGTGTTCACCGAGCGGATACCGCTGCGGGAGACGACCGGCTGGCACCGCAGCGCCCACCGGATCTCCCATGAGAGCGGGCGCTTCTTCAGCGTGATGGCCGTGGACGTCACCGCGGGCGGCCGTGAGGTGGGCGGCTGGACCCAGCCCATGATCGAGCCCCATGGCCCGGGCGTGGCGGCCTTCTTGCTGGCCTACGCCGACAAGGTGCCGCATGTGCTGGTGCAGGCCCGCGCCGAACCCGGCTACACGGATGTGGTGGAGCTGGCCCCCACCGTGCAGTGCACACCGCGCAACTACACCCATCTGCCCGAGGGGGCCACACCGCCGTTCCTCCGCGAGGTGGTGGAGGCGCCGGCCGACCGGGTGCGGTTCGACACCGTGCTCTCCGAAGAAGGCGGCCGTTTCTTCCACGCCTTCAATCGCTATCTCGTCGTGGAAACCGCGATGAGCGCCGTCCCCGAGGAGCCGTCGCACTACCGCTGGATGGCCGTGCGTCAGCTGCTCGACCTCATACGCCACAGCCATTACGTCAATGTCGAGGCCCGCACGCTCATCGCCTGTCTGCACTCCCTGGCGGTATAG
- a CDS encoding ABC transporter permease — protein MSGRTKLTFVESKLFLRDPTAVFFVIALPIMLLAIFHFVTTKSNDDAATKESMAAFVPAMAMSLCLTMLALNLLPTTLATYREKGILRRLAASPVHPGNLLIAQLFINLVTAAVSAVLVLIVGKAAFDTKLPGDVPAFLVSFALGTWALFSIGLVIAAIAPSSKSATAMGLSLLFPSLFFGGAFLPKEDLPETVSTIGDYTPLGAALQALRDSWENQWPQALHLTVLGVIAVAATAAAAKLFRWE, from the coding sequence ATGTCCGGGCGCACCAAGCTCACCTTCGTCGAGAGCAAGCTGTTCCTGCGCGATCCCACCGCGGTGTTCTTCGTCATCGCGCTGCCCATCATGCTGCTGGCCATCTTCCACTTCGTCACCACCAAGTCCAACGACGACGCCGCCACCAAGGAGTCGATGGCCGCGTTCGTCCCCGCGATGGCCATGTCGCTGTGTCTGACGATGCTGGCCCTCAACCTGCTGCCCACGACGCTGGCCACCTACCGGGAGAAGGGCATCCTGCGGCGCCTGGCCGCCAGCCCCGTCCACCCCGGGAATCTGCTGATCGCCCAGCTCTTCATCAACCTGGTCACCGCGGCGGTCTCCGCGGTGCTGGTGCTCATCGTCGGCAAGGCCGCCTTCGACACCAAGCTGCCCGGTGACGTCCCCGCCTTCCTGGTGAGCTTCGCTCTCGGCACCTGGGCGCTGTTCTCCATCGGCCTGGTGATCGCGGCCATCGCGCCGAGCAGCAAGTCGGCCACCGCGATGGGCCTTTCCCTGCTCTTCCCCAGCCTCTTCTTCGGCGGGGCGTTCCTCCCCAAGGAGGATCTGCCCGAGACCGTGTCCACCATCGGCGACTACACCCCGCTGGGCGCCGCGCTGCAGGCGCTGCGCGACTCCTGGGAGAACCAGTGGCCGCAGGCGCTGCACCTGACCGTCCTCGGGGTGATCGCGGTGGCCGCCACCGCGGCCGCGGCCAAGCTGTTCCGCTGGGAGTGA
- a CDS encoding NAD-dependent epimerase/dehydratase family protein: MAHMRDRQAVVIGGTGFIGRHICRALTKRGYEVLAIARKPAEPIPGVAFLPLDAVSAPSDDIARATKSADLVVNAAGDSWEGDEESMTASHIPLVDRLVDAVATLPRRPRLVHLGSVHEYGPVPDGTAIAEDHPTAPHTPYARTKLIGSRIVLGAADAGRVDGCVLRVTNVCGPGTPRGSFLGGLAHRLRRTTEDAPLSLTLVDDRRDFIDVRDVAEAVVLAASSPVTGRAVNIGQGDASSMRELAWLLISASQVPADLVREESGAVHSKGGSWTQADIRLARRLMGWSPKVALKESLHDLWAASATSSRPAAEAARTEGH; the protein is encoded by the coding sequence ATGGCCCACATGCGAGATCGGCAGGCCGTTGTGATCGGCGGCACCGGATTCATCGGGCGACATATCTGCAGGGCTCTCACCAAACGCGGATATGAAGTCCTGGCAATAGCGAGAAAACCCGCTGAACCCATTCCCGGAGTCGCATTTCTGCCCCTTGACGCGGTATCCGCGCCGAGCGACGACATCGCCCGGGCCACGAAGTCCGCCGATCTCGTCGTCAACGCCGCGGGCGACAGCTGGGAGGGCGACGAGGAGAGCATGACGGCCTCGCACATCCCGCTCGTCGACCGGCTGGTGGACGCCGTGGCGACCCTCCCCAGGCGGCCGCGGCTGGTCCATCTGGGCTCGGTGCACGAGTACGGCCCCGTCCCCGACGGCACGGCCATCGCCGAGGACCACCCCACCGCCCCGCACACCCCCTACGCCCGCACCAAACTCATCGGCAGCCGGATCGTCCTGGGCGCGGCGGACGCGGGCCGCGTCGACGGCTGCGTCCTGCGCGTCACCAACGTCTGCGGACCGGGCACCCCCCGGGGCAGCTTCCTCGGCGGACTCGCCCACCGGCTGCGTCGGACCACCGAGGACGCTCCGCTCTCCCTCACCCTCGTCGACGACCGGCGCGACTTCATCGACGTCCGCGACGTCGCCGAGGCCGTGGTGCTGGCCGCGAGCAGCCCGGTGACCGGCCGGGCGGTCAACATCGGGCAGGGCGACGCCTCCAGCATGCGCGAACTGGCCTGGCTGCTGATCTCCGCCTCCCAGGTCCCCGCGGATCTGGTGCGCGAGGAGAGCGGCGCCGTGCACAGCAAGGGCGGAAGCTGGACCCAGGCCGACATCCGCCTGGCCCGGCGGCTCATGGGCTGGTCCCCGAAGGTGGCCCTGAAGGAATCCCTCCACGACCTGTGGGCCGCCTCCGCCACCTCGAGCCGACCGGCTGCCGAGGCGGCCCGTACCGAAGGACACTGA